The Pedobacter mucosus genome window below encodes:
- a CDS encoding PAS domain-containing sensor histidine kinase, with the protein MENTVLLKAIIENAIDGLITIDDRGIIESINPSACKLFHYSQEEVVGQNIAMLMPQPDRARHDGYLFQYKKTGNASIIGIGRELVGLKKNGSQFPFRLGVSEVKYSGRIIYAGFIHDLTREKEAEGKLQDYAALLEEQVEERTHSLKTSVKALQKTQDDLNHSLNKEKELGQLKSRFVSIASHEFRTPLSMVQLSASLIDRYAENQDRESIGKHVVKIKDAVLNITAILNDFLSLEKLDSGMVQPQLSHFNLSEMAEEIAREMQITLKGKQKIIFKHRGPGLMINLDQNLLKNCIVILIDNAIKYSGDDSKIQFYTKINENNFSIRICDNGIGIPDNDHKHLFEAFFRAHNTGNISGNGLGLSILSRYTGLMNGKVNFRSRVNRGTLFTLTFPQN; encoded by the coding sequence ATTGACGACCGTGGGATTATTGAATCCATAAATCCATCTGCATGTAAGCTCTTTCACTATTCCCAGGAGGAGGTCGTGGGCCAGAATATCGCCATGTTGATGCCGCAGCCAGACCGGGCCCGACATGACGGCTACCTTTTTCAGTATAAAAAAACAGGAAATGCCAGCATCATTGGTATCGGTAGAGAACTGGTAGGACTTAAGAAAAACGGGAGCCAGTTCCCTTTTCGGCTTGGCGTTAGCGAGGTTAAATATTCCGGAAGAATTATCTATGCAGGCTTTATACATGATCTGACCAGGGAAAAAGAAGCTGAAGGGAAATTACAGGATTATGCAGCATTACTGGAAGAACAGGTTGAGGAAAGAACACATTCACTAAAAACGAGCGTGAAGGCCCTGCAAAAAACCCAGGATGATCTAAATCATTCCCTTAACAAGGAAAAGGAACTTGGCCAGCTCAAAAGCAGGTTTGTATCCATTGCATCCCACGAATTCCGGACGCCCTTGAGCATGGTACAGCTTTCCGCATCGCTCATTGACCGATATGCAGAAAACCAGGATAGAGAGAGTATTGGAAAGCATGTTGTCAAGATCAAGGATGCGGTACTTAATATTACGGCCATACTCAATGATTTTCTTTCGCTAGAAAAACTTGATTCAGGAATGGTCCAGCCACAGCTCAGCCACTTCAATCTCTCGGAAATGGCCGAGGAGATTGCCCGAGAAATGCAGATTACGCTCAAGGGAAAACAGAAGATTATCTTTAAGCACCGGGGACCTGGCCTAATGATCAACCTGGATCAGAACCTGCTTAAGAACTGTATCGTGATACTCATCGATAATGCAATCAAATATTCGGGAGATGACAGCAAAATCCAATTCTATACCAAGATCAATGAAAACAACTTTTCCATCAGGATCTGTGATAATGGCATTGGTATTCCAGATAATGATCATAAACATCTTTTTGAAGCATTTTTCAGGGCTCATAATACAGGCAATATTTCCGGAAATGGGCTTGGTCTGAGCATCCTTTCCAGATACACTGGGCTGATGAACGGCAAGGTCAATTTCAGGAGCAGAGTCAACCGGGGCACATTATTTACACTAACCTTTCCACAAAATTGA
- a CDS encoding DnaJ C-terminal domain-containing protein — MADLTGIFISPFWLRTIPPFKRNGNNLHLDVDLDLYKAMLGGEIFVETFNGKVKLKVAPGTQSETKVKLKGKGFPIYKKENEYGDLYITFKVKLPSNLSEREKELFTELSNIRNGN, encoded by the coding sequence ATGGCGGACCTAACGGGGATCTTTATATCACCTTTCTGGTTAAGAACGATACCCCCGTTTAAAAGAAACGGAAATAATCTGCATCTCGATGTTGATCTTGACCTATATAAAGCTATGTTGGGCGGAGAGATTTTTGTCGAAACATTTAACGGGAAGGTAAAACTGAAAGTAGCACCCGGGACACAGAGCGAAACAAAAGTAAAACTGAAAGGGAAGGGTTTCCCCATCTACAAAAAAGAAAATGAGTATGGCGATCTTTACATTACCTTCAAGGTAAAGCTCCCATCAAATCTTTCTGAGCGGGAAAAAGAATTGTTCACCGAATTAAGCAACATCAGAAATGGAAACTGA
- a CDS encoding universal stress protein, with translation MIASSPKKTNHKGMKKILIATDFSVAADDAARYAISLARKIRTDTVLINAATVTTDSPVEVLWPMEDYQTLIKRTDIRLKDLSKALLESMPEPAENTPDCPKISIKSDLGSVTDLLRETVQQEGIGIVVMGLSGAGNMKRFILGSSSREVIDSADYPVLLIPKGTPFKPVRKIAFATDLGLDDMEAIQAVASFAGLLNAELLIVHVIGKNIDKGMTGRIDAFMSEVKNKINYDRIYYENVYRFKVEDGLEWLKDHGETDLLVMVHRRRGVMNDFVNGSHAQKMARQTKLPLLVIPEGYLGTIC, from the coding sequence ATGATAGCTTCATCACCAAAAAAAACAAATCATAAAGGGATGAAAAAAATACTCATAGCTACAGATTTTTCGGTAGCTGCGGATGACGCCGCCAGATATGCTATAAGTCTTGCCCGCAAAATCAGGACCGATACCGTACTTATTAACGCAGCGACAGTTACCACGGACTCTCCAGTGGAGGTTTTGTGGCCTATGGAAGATTACCAGACGCTCATCAAGCGTACAGATATCCGTCTGAAAGATCTTTCAAAAGCATTATTGGAAAGTATGCCCGAGCCTGCGGAAAATACCCCAGACTGTCCAAAGATTTCTATCAAGTCTGACCTGGGATCTGTGACCGATCTGCTAAGGGAAACTGTCCAGCAGGAAGGAATAGGTATCGTGGTCATGGGACTCTCTGGTGCGGGAAATATGAAACGCTTTATCCTTGGCAGCAGCAGCCGCGAGGTAATCGATTCTGCGGATTATCCCGTACTTCTTATCCCAAAAGGCACCCCTTTTAAGCCTGTCCGGAAAATTGCCTTTGCAACCGATCTCGGTCTAGATGACATGGAGGCCATCCAGGCTGTAGCTTCGTTTGCCGGCCTGCTAAATGCGGAGCTGCTTATCGTACATGTAATCGGGAAGAACATCGATAAAGGTATGACCGGGCGCATTGATGCTTTTATGAGCGAGGTTAAAAATAAGATCAATTATGACCGAATTTATTATGAGAATGTATACCGATTTAAAGTAGAGGATGGTCTAGAATGGTTAAAGGATCACGGCGAAACGGATTTATTGGTCATGGTTCACCGAAGACGTGGTGTTATGAATGACTTCGTAAACGGAAGCCATGCCCAGAAGATGGCGCGTCAGACAAAACTCCCCTTACTGGTCATACCCGAAGGTTATCTGGGTACGATTTGCTGA
- a CDS encoding DnaJ domain-containing protein gives MEYIDYYQLLGITKAATATEVKTAYRKFARKYHPDLNPDNKEAEQKFKAINEANEVLSDPEKRKKYDKYGNDWKNAEQFEKAGQHQQQTHQGQNAGQSFGTDDFSEFFESMYGAGNRGRQTKFRGKDLNAEVNLNLRDIYESRKQTLTVNGKQIRLTFPAGIENGQIIKIKDHGSLGANGGPNGDLYITFLVKNDTPV, from the coding sequence ATGGAGTATATAGATTACTATCAGTTGCTCGGTATTACCAAAGCGGCGACAGCTACTGAGGTTAAAACCGCATACCGAAAATTTGCCCGCAAATACCATCCGGACCTTAATCCGGACAATAAAGAAGCCGAGCAGAAGTTCAAAGCGATCAATGAAGCCAACGAGGTTTTAAGCGATCCTGAAAAACGTAAGAAATACGATAAATACGGGAATGACTGGAAAAATGCCGAACAATTTGAAAAAGCAGGGCAACATCAGCAACAAACCCATCAGGGGCAAAACGCGGGACAATCATTCGGTACTGATGATTTTTCTGAATTCTTTGAATCCATGTATGGAGCAGGTAACCGGGGCAGGCAGACCAAATTCCGCGGAAAGGATCTCAATGCTGAGGTTAATCTTAATCTAAGGGATATCTATGAAAGCCGGAAACAGACCTTAACGGTGAATGGTAAGCAGATCAGGCTTACTTTTCCTGCAGGAATAGAAAATGGACAGATCATCAAGATAAAAGATCATGGTAGCCTGGGAGCCAATGGCGGACCTAACGGGGATCTTTATATCACCTTTCTGGTTAAGAACGATACCCCCGTTTAA
- a CDS encoding SDR family NAD(P)-dependent oxidoreductase — MKGKTVIITGGASGIGKATAGLFAQAGANVIISDIDKLQGDQLAREIVSNGGIASFYTTDVAIPAQMEALVHYAVETYGKLDIAVNNAGIGGEQNTITDMSLEGWQKIISINLSSVFYGMKYQIAAMLKSGGGSVINISSILGAVGFASSAGYSAAKHGIIGLTQTAALEYSAKNIRINAVGPGFIDTPLLNAMDAEMKNQLIAMHPIGRLGKSGEVAELILWLGSEKASFVTGSYYPIDGGYLSK; from the coding sequence ATGAAAGGAAAAACAGTAATCATTACCGGAGGTGCTTCCGGAATCGGAAAAGCTACAGCCGGATTATTTGCGCAGGCAGGCGCAAACGTGATCATTTCAGATATAGACAAACTTCAGGGAGATCAACTCGCCCGAGAAATTGTTTCAAATGGAGGAATTGCCTCTTTTTATACAACAGATGTAGCCATACCAGCGCAGATGGAAGCCCTTGTTCACTACGCGGTGGAGACATATGGTAAACTGGATATTGCCGTGAACAATGCGGGAATCGGAGGCGAACAGAATACCATCACAGATATGAGCCTGGAGGGCTGGCAGAAAATAATATCCATTAACCTCAGCAGTGTTTTTTACGGTATGAAATACCAGATTGCAGCTATGCTGAAAAGTGGCGGAGGCAGTGTAATTAATATTTCTTCAATACTTGGGGCAGTAGGTTTTGCCAGCTCCGCAGGATACAGCGCGGCAAAGCATGGCATAATCGGATTGACCCAGACAGCTGCACTTGAATATTCTGCCAAGAATATCCGCATTAATGCAGTTGGCCCGGGCTTTATTGATACGCCCCTGCTGAATGCAATGGATGCTGAAATGAAAAACCAGTTAATTGCCATGCACCCTATTGGCCGTTTGGGCAAAAGTGGGGAAGTAGCTGAGCTGATATTATGGCTCGGAAGCGAAAAGGCTTCATTTGTGACGGGAAGCTACTATCCTATTGACGGCGGATATCTTTCCAAATAG
- a CDS encoding chaperone modulator CbpM — protein sequence METEHLVSLKIFCLHNEIELSFIYRLHEFGIIDIFRIAEQDYLLRDELAHLEKMIRLYDELEINLEGLHAIKGLLEQIALLKLELKNANNKLLP from the coding sequence ATGGAAACTGAGCATTTAGTGTCATTGAAGATATTCTGTCTGCATAATGAAATAGAGCTTTCATTTATTTATCGCCTGCACGAATTCGGTATAATAGACATTTTTAGAATAGCAGAGCAGGATTACCTCCTTAGGGATGAACTTGCCCATCTGGAAAAAATGATACGTCTGTACGATGAACTTGAGATAAACCTGGAAGGGTTACATGCAATAAAGGGGCTTTTGGAACAGATTGCCCTGTTAAAGCTTGAACTGAAAAATGCAAATAACAAACTTCTTCCTTGA
- a CDS encoding heavy metal translocating P-type ATPase has product MKYTHQIEGMSCKGCRKKVEDALNTIGGLSSVVSLDPPMATVTTSSPISVDILQKELSKVGNYKIKNAEVMQVIAAGKKKGEPRDLYHNQKTDNNKTGNQGIFYCPMHCEGEKNYGHSGSCPVCGMDLIKAPDLKSSRAEYACPMHPEIIRNSPGVCPICGMGLVQIENGAGLEDEGYSVLKKKIVVAAGFTLPIFLISMSEMIPANPLFKIMDLKYWNIVQLIFSLPVIFYATWMFFQRAWKSVISWKLNMFTLIGLGAGVAWLFSLVALFFPSIFPHHFMTHQGTVYVYFEAATVILTLALSGQLLEAKAHQRTSTAIRELLELAPATATKIVDNREITVSITEIEKGDLLRVKPGEKIPVDGSIKKGEATIDESMISGEPIPMDKKSGDMVRSGTINSNTTFIMTAEKIGSETLLSRIIEMVNTASRSKAPIQKIADRLSGYFVPIVVLIFAITFFIWVFYGPEPVCIYAMVNAISVLIIACPCALGLATPMSVMVGIGKGAQMGILIKDAASLEKMNAIDVLIIDKTGTLTEGRPSVERVVSIDSKITEQDLLSRIVALNSSSEHPLARATVEYGEEKGVTAETIIHFESISGKGVMGILGKEHLALGNQSLMDQVGATINQDLGEKVSAEQKMGKTVSYLSINGQVTGFVVISDRIKETSRSAIRNLQDEGLSVVMFTGDNSDTAKAVSECLKLDGFHAQMLPEDKLIEIKKLQSSGKKVAMAGDGINDAPALSQADIGIAMGTGTDVAIQSASITLINGDLSGIVKARALSKKVMSNIKGNLIFALGYNVLGIPVAAGILYPFSGILLSPMVAALAMSLSSVSVILNALRLKNTNI; this is encoded by the coding sequence ATGAAATATACCCACCAGATAGAAGGCATGAGCTGTAAGGGCTGCCGCAAAAAAGTCGAAGATGCACTGAATACTATTGGTGGTTTATCTTCGGTTGTCAGCCTTGATCCTCCAATGGCCACAGTTACAACTAGCAGTCCCATTTCTGTGGATATCCTTCAAAAGGAGCTTTCAAAAGTGGGGAACTACAAGATCAAAAACGCTGAAGTTATGCAGGTAATTGCCGCTGGCAAAAAAAAGGGTGAACCAAGGGATTTATATCATAACCAAAAAACAGACAACAATAAAACAGGTAATCAGGGAATTTTTTATTGCCCTATGCATTGTGAGGGAGAAAAGAATTATGGGCATAGCGGAAGCTGCCCTGTATGTGGCATGGACCTGATTAAAGCTCCTGACCTAAAAAGCAGCCGAGCTGAATATGCCTGTCCGATGCACCCTGAAATCATCAGGAATTCTCCAGGAGTGTGCCCCATTTGCGGAATGGGTCTTGTCCAGATTGAAAACGGAGCAGGCCTGGAGGATGAGGGCTATTCTGTGCTTAAGAAAAAAATCGTGGTGGCTGCAGGCTTTACCTTGCCGATTTTCTTGATTTCAATGTCAGAAATGATACCTGCAAATCCGCTTTTCAAGATCATGGATCTTAAGTACTGGAACATTGTACAGCTGATATTCTCTTTACCAGTAATTTTTTATGCAACTTGGATGTTTTTCCAGCGGGCATGGAAGTCAGTTATAAGCTGGAAACTGAATATGTTCACCCTAATTGGCCTTGGGGCCGGGGTAGCATGGCTGTTTAGTCTAGTGGCCCTATTTTTTCCGTCAATCTTCCCACATCATTTCATGACACACCAAGGTACGGTTTATGTTTATTTTGAGGCAGCAACCGTTATCCTAACATTGGCGTTATCAGGGCAATTACTTGAGGCAAAAGCGCATCAAAGGACCTCGACAGCTATCAGAGAACTGTTAGAACTTGCTCCCGCTACTGCCACAAAAATTGTCGACAACAGGGAAATTACAGTAAGTATAACCGAGATCGAAAAAGGCGACCTGCTTCGGGTAAAACCGGGAGAAAAAATCCCTGTTGATGGAAGCATCAAGAAGGGCGAGGCAACGATTGATGAATCCATGATCTCTGGGGAACCAATCCCAATGGATAAAAAGTCTGGTGATATGGTTAGATCTGGAACGATCAACAGCAATACGACATTTATTATGACCGCAGAAAAAATCGGTTCTGAAACGCTGCTGTCCAGGATCATTGAAATGGTCAATACGGCAAGCAGGTCAAAGGCACCCATACAAAAAATTGCGGACAGGCTATCCGGCTATTTTGTACCTATTGTCGTACTTATTTTTGCAATAACATTCTTCATTTGGGTATTCTATGGACCCGAACCCGTCTGTATTTATGCAATGGTAAATGCAATCTCGGTATTGATCATAGCCTGCCCCTGTGCACTAGGCCTGGCTACCCCGATGTCCGTCATGGTGGGGATTGGCAAAGGTGCCCAAATGGGTATACTCATTAAGGATGCAGCATCATTGGAAAAAATGAATGCTATAGACGTGCTGATTATTGATAAGACGGGAACCCTTACAGAGGGCAGGCCATCGGTAGAGCGTGTAGTCAGCATCGATTCAAAAATTACAGAGCAAGACCTGCTCAGCAGAATCGTTGCCCTGAATAGCAGCAGCGAGCATCCGCTTGCCCGGGCCACTGTAGAGTATGGCGAAGAAAAGGGAGTTACAGCGGAGACAATTATTCATTTCGAGTCCATTTCCGGAAAAGGTGTGATGGGAATACTCGGAAAAGAACATCTGGCATTGGGTAATCAAAGCTTGATGGATCAGGTTGGCGCAACTATTAATCAGGATTTAGGTGAAAAGGTAAGTGCTGAACAGAAAATGGGCAAAACGGTTTCCTATCTTTCCATTAACGGGCAGGTTACCGGATTTGTGGTGATTTCGGACAGGATCAAAGAGACCAGCCGATCAGCAATCCGGAATCTTCAGGACGAAGGGCTGAGCGTTGTTATGTTTACCGGTGACAATAGCGATACGGCAAAGGCTGTTAGCGAGTGCCTTAAATTAGACGGGTTCCATGCTCAGATGCTGCCGGAAGACAAACTTATCGAGATCAAAAAGCTACAGTCCTCTGGAAAAAAGGTGGCTATGGCGGGAGATGGGATCAATGATGCACCTGCACTTTCACAGGCAGATATTGGCATTGCCATGGGCACGGGAACAGATGTCGCCATTCAGAGCGCTTCTATCACACTGATCAACGGAGACCTTTCAGGCATTGTGAAAGCCCGAGCCTTAAGCAAAAAGGTGATGTCCAATATAAAAGGAAACTTAATATTTGCTCTTGGCTACAATGTACTGGGCATTCCGGTTGCGGCAGGTATTTTATATCCATTTTCGGGAATCCTGCTCTCTCCCATGGTTGCGGCTTTGGCAATGAGCCTGAGTTCTGTCTCGGTAATCCTTAATGCGTTAAGATTAAAAAACACCAATATTTAA
- a CDS encoding response regulator has translation MSKKILIIEDHDAIRANVVEILEMARYTVFQAENGKIGVDMALTNIPDIILCDIMMPELDGYGVLYMLNKHVETSGIPFIFLTAKAEHADLRKGMELGADDYLIKPFDDMELLNAIDIRLRKKAVAADLHKTNSAEFAVLVAKTDGLAEFNKIIEGRKSREFKKNQVIYYEDDHGKGLYLITSGRVKTIKLAQDGRELMTGMYSEGDYIGINAVLSGSTYADTATTIEDSLLCLIPTEQMESVFNLYPEVSRKFIHLLSRDNREKEDQLLQLAYHSVRKKMAGTLVKLHSKDMKNDFFTITREDLAAMACMATETVSRTLSDFKDEKLIDRIGSRITLLDLNGLSKMKN, from the coding sequence ATGAGCAAGAAAATACTGATCATTGAAGATCATGATGCCATCCGCGCAAACGTGGTAGAAATTTTAGAGATGGCCCGCTATACCGTATTTCAGGCAGAAAACGGAAAGATCGGTGTTGATATGGCACTAACCAACATACCGGATATCATTTTATGCGACATTATGATGCCAGAACTGGATGGATATGGCGTGCTGTACATGCTCAACAAACATGTGGAGACTTCTGGAATACCCTTTATTTTCCTGACTGCGAAGGCGGAACATGCAGACCTTCGAAAGGGAATGGAACTGGGCGCTGATGATTATCTGATCAAGCCATTTGACGACATGGAGCTGCTCAACGCAATCGATATCAGATTGAGAAAAAAAGCAGTGGCGGCAGACCTGCACAAAACCAATTCAGCAGAATTTGCGGTCCTTGTGGCTAAAACTGATGGTCTTGCAGAATTCAATAAGATCATCGAGGGGAGAAAAAGCAGGGAATTCAAAAAAAACCAGGTCATCTATTATGAGGACGACCATGGAAAAGGGCTTTACCTGATTACGAGCGGTAGGGTCAAAACCATTAAGCTGGCCCAGGACGGCCGTGAGCTTATGACCGGAATGTATTCCGAAGGAGATTATATCGGAATAAATGCGGTGTTAAGCGGAAGCACTTATGCCGATACGGCAACCACAATTGAAGATAGCCTGCTCTGTTTGATACCTACCGAGCAGATGGAAAGTGTTTTTAATCTATATCCTGAGGTTTCCAGGAAATTTATCCATCTGCTTTCCAGGGACAACCGTGAAAAAGAGGATCAGCTACTGCAACTGGCCTATCATTCGGTCAGAAAAAAAATGGCCGGGACACTGGTTAAGCTGCACAGCAAGGATATGAAAAATGATTTTTTCACCATTACCAGGGAGGATCTAGCTGCGATGGCCTGCATGGCTACCGAAACGGTTAGCCGAACGCTTTCAGATTTCAAGGATGAAAAATTGATAGACCGGATCGGTTCTCGTATTACCCTACTGGACCTTAATGGACTCTCCAAAATGAAGAATTAA